One genomic segment of Canis lupus baileyi chromosome 33, mCanLup2.hap1, whole genome shotgun sequence includes these proteins:
- the SOWAHB gene encoding ankyrin repeat domain-containing protein SOWAHB yields the protein MARELSQAALLDFLCRAGGRVANAALLSHFRSFLRDPDAPPGQHQRRRELFKGFVNAVAAVRQDPDGTKYVVLKRRYRHLLGQGGLQRPRAPPAAAAPAGGAASGSGQGARGGPQPPGAQRRGEEPEREPEREPEREPAGAAAPAPHAARRGPAARGAREAPPGGGPGPRAAARGAAAETRGRCRDRLASSPQALPGKQGLGAAPDAATPGDEPGAAGRGPRGQPAAPRSPPARVEAVGGRAPPQALPSRAVSPGSAPEPLALGSLPHPTLRQRQPQTPRARDQGPVRAWSVLPDSFPRPPSERTCWVGTPTSEPADPTLPSHSALPAVPESCPENPPLTVFRSIRCQLSLQDLDDFVDQESHGSEESSSGPKESPGGSEGGLQVALGTPGGRKLRNPAGGLSPKEGGLRDGGDGHASQQLSTEANGLAGHPRESLPRPAPKLRRSLRRSSPARIAKLSSSDEEYLEHDLLKRTRRPPRSRKPSKAGAVSSPRVDAVLIPKPADLKAAVAEWGWPYTSWAPAGAESTALVPQRPEHKSSVIPLDAREHEWIVKLASGCWIRVLTLFWEDPQLALHKDFLTGYTALHWIAKHGDLRALQDFVSSAQKAGIALDVNVKSSCGYTPLHLAAIHGHQGVIKLLVQRLASRVNVRDCSGKKPWQYLTSDTSGEIWQLLEAPRGRPIFPVYPLARSSSPTRKARSREISRNITRKTSFAALLKNQHSKWKLANQYEKFPNPREREEYSD from the coding sequence ATGGCCCGAGAGCTAAGCCAAGCGGCACTGCTGGACTTCCTGTGCCGGGCCGGGGGGAGGGTGGCCAACGCCGCGCTGCTGAGCCACTTCAGGAGCTTCCTCCGAGACCCCGACGCGCCCCCCGGCCAGCACCAGCGCCGCCGCGAGCTCTTCAAGGGCTTCGTCAACGCGGTCGCCGCGGTGCGCCAGGACCCCGACGGCACCAAGTATGTGGTGCTCAAGAGGAGGTACAGGCACCTTCTGGGGCAGGGGGGGCTGCAGcgaccccgcgccccgcccgcggccgccgcccctgCAGGAGGAGCTGCGTCCGGCTCTGGGCAGGGCGCGCGCGGGGGACCGCAGCCTCCCGGGGCGCAGCGGCGCGGGGAGGAGCCCGAGCGGGAGCCCGAGCGGGAGCCCGAGCGGGAGCCGGCAGGTGCCGCAGCCCCAGCGCCGCACGCAGCTCGCCGCGGACCCGCAGCCCGCGGCGCCCGGGAGGCACCCCCGGGAGGCGGCCCTGGGCCCCGGGCAGCAGCGAGGGGCGCGGCCGCGGAGACGCGAGGCCGCTGCCGGGATCGCCTCGCGAGCAGCCCGCAGGCTCTGCCGGGGAAGCAGGGGCTCGGGGCCGCCCCGGACGCCGCCACCCCCGGGGATgagcccggggccgcggggcgggggccgcgagGACAGCCCGCAGCGCCCCGCTCGCCTCCCGCACGCGTCGAGGCCGTTGGCGGCCGGGCTCCCCCGCAGGCGCTCCCGTCCCGCGCCGTGTCCCCCGGGAGCGCACCGGAGCCGCTGGCCCTGGGCTCTCTGCCTCACCCCACCCTGCGGCAGCGGCAGCCCCAGACACCCAGGGCCCGTGACCAAGGCCCCGTCCGAGCCTGGTCCGTGCTACCGGACAGCTTCCCCCGGCCACCCTCGGAGCGGACCTGCTGGGTCGGGACCCCTACCTCGGAGCCTGCAGACCCCACGctcccctctcactctgcccttcctgctgTTCCGGAATCCTGTCCCGAGAACCCTCCTTTGACAGTCTTTCGTAGTATTCGGTGTCAGCTGTCCCTCCAAGATCTGGATGACTTTGTGGACCAAGAGAGCCATGGCAGTGAGGAGAGCAGCAGTGGGCCCAAGGAGTCTCCTGGGGGTTCCGAAGGGGGGCTGCAGGTTGCTCTGGGAACCCCAGGTGGGAGAAAGCTCAGGAATCCGGCAGGAGGTCTTTCTCCAAAGGAGGGCGGCCTCAGGGACGGAGGGGACGGTCACGCCTCTCAGCAGCTCTCAACAGAGGCGAATGGCCTTGCAGGCCACCCCCGGGAGTCTCTACCCCGGCCAGCCCCCAAGTTAAGGAGATCCCTGAGGAGGAGCTCTCCGGCTCGGATAGCCAAACTGTCTTCTTCTGATGAGGAGTATCTTGAGCACGACTTGCTTAAAAGGACTCGTCGCCCACCACGATCCAGGAAACCCTCCAAGGCAGGAGCAGTGTCCAGCCCAAGAGTGGATGCTGTTTTGATACCAAAGCCTGCAGACCTGAAGGCTGCTGTTGCGGAGTGGGGTTGGCCATACACCTCCTGGGCCCCGGCTGGGGCGGAGTCTACAGCCTTGGTCCCACAAAGACCTGAGCACAAGTCATCTGTGATCCCCCTAGATGCCAGGGAGCATGAATGGATTGTGAAGCTTGCCAGTGGCTGTTGGATTCGGGTGTTGACTTTGTTTTGGGAGGACCCCCAGCTGGCTCTGCACAAAGACTTCTTGACTGGGTACACTGCGTTGCACTGGATAGCCAAACATGGTGACCTCAGGGCGCTCCAGGACTTTGTCTCCAGTGCACAGAAAGCGGGCATTGCTCTTGATGTGAATGTGAAGTCCAGTTGTGGGTATACCCCTCTGCACCTTGCAGCCATTCACGGCCACCAGGGGGTCATCAAATTGCTAGTGCAAAGGTTGGCTTCTCGGGTGAATGTCCGAGACTGCAGCGGAAAGAAGCCATGGCAGTATCTGACCAGTGATACCTCAGGGGAAATATGGCAGCTACTAGAAGCTCCTCGGGGCAGGCCCATTTTCCCCGTCTATCCTTTAGCCCGAAGCTCTTCCCCCACCAGGAAGGCCAGGAGCCGGGAAATATCTAGAAATATCACTCGCAAGACTTCCTTTGCTGCACTACTCAAAAATCAGCACAGCAAGTGGAAATTGGCCAACCAGTATGAGAAATTCCCCAATccaagagaaagggaagagtaCAGTGACTGA